The Paenibacillus sp. FSL R7-0204 genome includes a region encoding these proteins:
- a CDS encoding DMT family transporter: protein MKPLKAELMLIVVTLFWGSSYLFMKLGLGTLGEFNLIALRFGLAFILAGLLFRKRLSSVDARTLKYGALLGFLLLGVFTCITFGLKTTTTSNAGFLVALTVVFVPMLEVLVFRKKVAPPQIFGAVLAISGIGLLTLNGSLQVQPGDLLCILSAVFYAVQILVTGRAVKTCDSLNIGILQLGFAGGYALILSAIFETPSLPSTLPGWIAILALGIFCSACGFILQPVAQKYTTPTRTGLIFALEPVFAAFFGYLFVHEQLSLQGYTGAALVLLGILASELLGKLHMVPPTRLLKKRRAH, encoded by the coding sequence ATGAAGCCGCTTAAGGCCGAGCTAATGCTCATTGTAGTAACTCTGTTCTGGGGCTCCTCTTACCTGTTCATGAAGCTGGGACTGGGTACACTGGGAGAATTCAATCTGATCGCACTGCGCTTCGGGCTTGCATTCATCCTGGCGGGGCTGCTGTTCCGCAAACGGCTGAGCAGTGTGGATGCCAGAACCTTGAAATACGGAGCCTTGCTCGGCTTCCTGCTGCTTGGCGTATTCACTTGCATCACCTTTGGGCTGAAGACGACCACGACCTCTAATGCCGGATTCCTGGTTGCGTTGACCGTTGTCTTTGTTCCTATGCTTGAGGTTCTGGTATTTAGAAAAAAAGTCGCTCCCCCGCAAATCTTCGGCGCCGTGCTCGCCATCAGCGGCATCGGGCTGCTTACGCTGAACGGATCGCTGCAAGTCCAGCCGGGTGATCTCCTCTGTATTCTGTCCGCAGTATTCTATGCGGTGCAGATTCTAGTGACGGGCCGGGCGGTCAAGACCTGCGACTCGCTGAACATCGGCATTCTGCAACTCGGATTCGCCGGTGGCTATGCCCTGATTCTATCTGCTATCTTCGAGACACCTTCGCTGCCGTCCACCCTTCCGGGCTGGATCGCGATTCTGGCTCTGGGGATCTTTTGCAGCGCCTGCGGGTTCATCCTGCAGCCGGTTGCCCAGAAATACACTACACCGACCCGCACCGGTCTGATCTTCGCACTGGAGCCGGTATTCGCTGCCTTCTTCGGATACTTGTTCGTACACGAACAGCTCTCGCTCCAGGGCTATACCGGTGCCGCCCTTGTCCTGCTGGGAATTCTGGCCTCCGAGCTGCTGGGCAAGCTGCATATGGTTCCGCCGACAAGGCTGCTGAAGAAGCGGCGGGCGCACTAA
- a CDS encoding transposase, with the protein MAKKGQVFQSYTEAFKKEAIQAYFTGGESYKVVSDRLGIVNCTQLKVWVKKYRNGEPLDTQKGATSPLKGRPRSTFASIEEERDYLKAQVDYLKKRYPNL; encoded by the coding sequence ATGGCCAAAAAGGGACAAGTGTTTCAATCGTACACGGAGGCATTCAAGAAAGAGGCTATTCAAGCCTATTTTACAGGAGGTGAGAGCTATAAGGTCGTCTCCGACAGGTTGGGGATTGTGAACTGTACCCAGCTTAAAGTATGGGTAAAGAAATATCGGAATGGGGAGCCACTCGATACACAAAAAGGGGCAACAAGCCCTTTAAAAGGACGTCCACGTTCTACATTTGCCAGTATAGAAGAAGAACGAGATTACTTAAAGGCACAGGTGGACTACTTAAAAAAGCGGTATCCAAATCTGTAA
- a CDS encoding IS3 family transposase encodes MCQYRRRTRLLKGTGGLLKKAVSKSVKGGKLGLHDKYAVIEELRDQHGITRLLAIAEVSRANYYKWRGAEVRRMDAHEQEHAIKEHMVAIHLVHPYFGYPRMQAALREAGYLVNHKKVWRLMKELSIQSVIRKKRSRAGSTPSVVYPNRLKRKFHATAPQQKLVTDITYISDGTRFYYLSAIQDLFNNEIVAWQISERNDVNLVLDTVEQWTRKRDVSEAVLHSDQGFQYTSQAYNTRLEAFSVKGSHSRKATCLDNACIESFFSHLKTEKLYLHQCKSEAEIHQAVEEYIYFYNYQRFQAKLKQRAPIEYRHALAA; translated from the coding sequence ATTTGCCAGTATAGAAGAAGAACGAGATTACTTAAAGGCACAGGTGGACTACTTAAAAAAGCGGTATCCAAATCTGTAAAGGGAGGGAAGCTTGGACTGCACGACAAATACGCCGTAATTGAAGAACTACGTGACCAACATGGCATCACCCGCCTATTAGCCATTGCAGAGGTATCGCGGGCAAATTACTACAAGTGGCGAGGTGCAGAGGTTCGACGAATGGATGCCCATGAGCAAGAGCACGCCATTAAAGAGCATATGGTGGCTATTCACCTGGTTCATCCCTATTTCGGGTACCCTCGAATGCAGGCAGCCCTGCGGGAGGCAGGCTACCTCGTCAACCACAAGAAGGTATGGCGGCTCATGAAAGAGCTATCGATCCAGTCTGTCATTCGCAAGAAAAGGAGTCGTGCGGGCTCTACTCCTTCCGTGGTCTACCCGAACCGATTAAAGCGTAAGTTTCATGCGACAGCACCTCAGCAGAAGCTAGTAACGGACATCACATATATCTCAGACGGCACCCGTTTTTATTATCTGTCTGCGATTCAGGACCTCTTTAACAATGAGATTGTAGCTTGGCAGATCTCGGAGCGAAACGACGTAAACCTCGTCTTAGATACCGTTGAACAGTGGACACGGAAAAGAGACGTGTCTGAGGCCGTGCTCCATTCGGACCAAGGCTTTCAGTACACGTCTCAGGCGTACAACACACGATTAGAGGCATTCAGCGTCAAGGGCAGCCACTCTCGCAAAGCAACCTGCCTGGATAACGCCTGCATCGAATCCTTCTTTTCGCATCTGAAGACAGAAAAGTTGTACCTTCACCAGTGTAAGTCAGAAGCAGAGATTCATCAAGCCGTTGAGGAGTATATCTACTTTTACAATTACCAACGTTTTCAGGCGAAACTGAAACAGCGCGCGCCGATTGAGTATCGACACGCGCTGGCTGCTTAG
- a CDS encoding DHA2 family efflux MFS transporter permease subunit — protein sequence MNPSNTAAAEAPFSLRAILPSLLAIIVGMIMVILDSTAVNVAVPNLVQYFDTDLKTVQWAITGYTLALAAVIPLAGYMTDRFGSKQVFLTTIAMFVLGSVLCSVAQTSGQLVLFRVIQGLGGGMVAPIGMAMVFRLAPAERRGSIMGMLGIPMLLAPALGPILAGYLVEYVSWHWIFLINLPIGIVGIILGLKYLPVTEKKGRAHLDIFGIILAPLAFSMLAYGVNQGGGESWTSTGAILGLSVGGAALIVFVIVELLQKHPLLELRVFRSSDFTRGIILSWVTQAALFGSMLFVPLYLQQIRNYTPLETGLILLPQALASGVGMPLGGRLFDKIGARPLVFVGLSIISTALFLLSGVTVDTSLPIIMLCLVMMGLGMGLSMMPVNTHVLNSAPREWVNRVTPLTAAAQQVVVSFAVAGMTGYLTSQITVHMGKMAAGSNPLAAAVQGFGDVFFLSGCIAVAGVVLSLILRRPKPAGAAPSPEEQQTDAAMMMGH from the coding sequence ATGAATCCAAGTAACACCGCAGCCGCAGAGGCGCCGTTCTCTCTGAGAGCTATACTGCCATCGCTGCTGGCAATTATTGTCGGCATGATCATGGTTATTCTGGACAGCACCGCAGTCAATGTGGCCGTTCCGAATCTGGTGCAATATTTCGATACGGATCTGAAGACTGTTCAATGGGCGATTACCGGCTACACGCTTGCGCTCGCTGCTGTAATTCCGCTGGCAGGCTATATGACGGACCGGTTCGGGTCCAAGCAGGTGTTCCTAACGACCATTGCCATGTTCGTGCTTGGCTCTGTGTTATGCTCTGTAGCTCAGACTTCGGGGCAACTGGTTCTTTTCCGTGTCATTCAAGGTCTTGGCGGCGGCATGGTCGCTCCGATCGGGATGGCGATGGTCTTCAGACTCGCTCCGGCAGAGCGCAGAGGCTCGATCATGGGGATGCTCGGTATTCCAATGCTGCTGGCTCCGGCCCTTGGCCCGATCCTCGCAGGCTATCTGGTGGAGTATGTGAGCTGGCACTGGATTTTCCTGATTAACCTGCCAATTGGTATTGTAGGTATTATTCTTGGCCTTAAATATTTGCCGGTGACCGAGAAAAAGGGAAGAGCCCACCTCGATATCTTCGGAATCATTCTGGCTCCGCTCGCGTTCTCGATGCTGGCTTATGGTGTTAATCAGGGCGGGGGAGAGAGCTGGACTTCAACCGGGGCTATCCTGGGCTTGTCAGTTGGCGGAGCCGCGTTGATCGTCTTTGTCATTGTTGAACTGCTGCAAAAGCATCCGCTGCTGGAGCTGCGCGTCTTCCGTTCCTCGGACTTCACGCGCGGGATTATTCTGTCTTGGGTCACACAGGCGGCATTGTTCGGCTCCATGCTGTTCGTTCCGCTGTATCTTCAGCAGATCCGCAATTACACGCCGCTTGAGACTGGGCTCATCCTGCTTCCCCAGGCGTTGGCTTCCGGAGTAGGGATGCCGCTGGGCGGCCGCCTGTTTGACAAAATCGGTGCGCGTCCGCTGGTATTCGTAGGTCTCAGTATTATATCTACGGCCCTGTTCCTGCTCTCAGGAGTTACAGTAGACACCAGTCTTCCTATTATTATGCTGTGTCTGGTGATGATGGGTCTCGGTATGGGCCTTTCGATGATGCCGGTCAACACCCATGTTCTGAACTCTGCGCCGCGTGAATGGGTGAACCGGGTTACCCCCCTCACCGCCGCTGCCCAGCAGGTTGTGGTATCGTTCGCCGTGGCCGGCATGACCGGGTACCTGACCAGCCAAATTACCGTGCATATGGGTAAAATGGCGGCTGGAAGCAATCCGCTTGCCGCTGCCGTACAGGGCTTCGGGGATGTCTTCTTCCTCTCGGGCTGCATCGCCGTGGCCGGAGTGGTGCTCAGTCTGATTCTGCGCCGTCCGAAGCCAGCAGGCGCTGCACCTTCTCCTGAAGAACAGCAGACGGATGCCGCGATGATGATGGGGCATTAA
- a CDS encoding TetR/AcrR family transcriptional regulator codes for MVKLGNKADSSDKDTKQLILDATVALIREDGFRCITLRSIAARAETNLALVNYHYGSKEKLFGDAVKQLVATFDDAFKALEDTSLPPKERMKLFFTRYIINLSRYPGMARQMLDQRHHIMGSHDEYAKYSKLMRIERILDALSEITGEQDRDKLMTMTMQIYGAIVFPVIMVSSLPKEREDLQQIFKLAPLEEQIEGLFELYFHKYN; via the coding sequence ATGGTTAAATTGGGCAACAAGGCTGATTCTTCAGATAAAGATACGAAGCAACTGATCCTCGATGCCACGGTTGCGCTGATCCGCGAGGATGGATTCCGCTGCATTACATTACGCAGTATCGCGGCAAGAGCTGAGACCAATCTGGCACTGGTGAATTACCACTACGGCTCCAAGGAGAAGCTGTTCGGCGATGCTGTGAAGCAGCTCGTGGCGACCTTTGACGATGCTTTTAAGGCACTGGAGGATACTTCGCTGCCGCCGAAGGAGCGTATGAAGCTATTTTTCACGCGTTATATTATAAATCTTAGCCGTTATCCCGGGATGGCCCGGCAGATGCTGGATCAGAGACACCATATTATGGGCTCTCACGATGAATATGCGAAATATTCCAAGCTGATGAGAATTGAACGGATTCTTGACGCACTATCTGAGATTACCGGAGAGCAGGACCGTGACAAGCTGATGACAATGACAATGCAGATCTATGGGGCTATCGTATTTCCGGTGATTATGGTGAGCAGTCTCCCGAAGGAGCGTGAGGATCTTCAGCAAATCTTCAAGCTGGCCCCGCTGGAGGAGCAGATTGAAGGGTTGTTTGAGCTGTATTTTCACAAGTATAACTAA
- a CDS encoding stalk domain-containing protein, whose product MFKKIAAVFLSVMLFAAGAGVLTSDNVSAAGSLRIIVNGQELQTAGASAYTDGPDAMLPLRETVEALKYKVTFSGATGTFLLERFQESVQFRLSGQELVLDGKNKVPFTGGFELKQKKAYAPLSFFAAIGLVTSYNPATGQVDVYTPEVMAGAVAGLLATGNYPALKERYYANDAEPAALPALQQSWEGINTAAGSYLGVKSTTSTQQAGVMTIVSVLSFTKAEAVLTLELGASGKLTKLTLTPVQAASEVLASPAQS is encoded by the coding sequence TTGTTCAAAAAAATCGCAGCCGTATTCCTTAGTGTAATGTTATTTGCAGCAGGAGCAGGTGTATTGACCAGTGATAACGTTAGTGCCGCCGGCAGCTTGAGGATTATCGTGAACGGTCAGGAATTGCAGACGGCTGGGGCATCGGCTTATACAGACGGACCGGATGCCATGCTTCCGCTACGTGAGACGGTAGAAGCTCTCAAGTATAAGGTCACCTTCAGTGGAGCTACCGGGACATTCCTGCTGGAACGGTTCCAGGAGAGCGTTCAGTTCAGACTGTCCGGTCAGGAGCTTGTGCTGGACGGAAAGAATAAGGTACCGTTTACAGGCGGCTTTGAGTTAAAACAAAAAAAGGCGTACGCACCGCTGTCTTTTTTTGCAGCAATCGGGTTAGTCACTTCCTATAATCCGGCTACAGGCCAGGTTGACGTATACACACCCGAGGTAATGGCTGGTGCCGTAGCAGGTCTGCTGGCAACCGGTAACTATCCGGCGCTGAAGGAGCGGTATTACGCCAATGATGCGGAACCCGCTGCTCTTCCGGCGCTCCAGCAGAGCTGGGAAGGAATTAACACGGCGGCAGGCAGTTACCTCGGAGTGAAATCGACCACAAGCACACAGCAGGCTGGAGTAATGACGATTGTGAGCGTATTGTCATTCACCAAAGCGGAGGCCGTACTGACTCTGGAACTAGGCGCTTCCGGCAAGCTCACCAAGCTGACTCTAACGCCGGTTCAGGCAGCCAGTGAAGTATTGGCCAGCCCGGCCCAATCCTAG
- a CDS encoding M15 family metallopeptidase, whose product MNKLRYTGTKLGLLLGAMIVSGAVLLGVMTTATAAPVTPEIPITSSTIVKKNNLPGGFVYLDEVIPSAQYEIRYYSENNFTGTRVDGYKAPLAIFSKTAAAALKKVSEDLEQKGYILRIYDAYRPQQAVNHFVRWSQDAGDLKMKPQYYPKLDKRNLFKLGFIAKKSGHSRGSTIDLTLACKSTGKLVDMGSPYDFFGEISYYNTTLISSTQHESRKILKDAMTKQGFKPYTKEWWHFTLIKEPYPKQYFNFKVE is encoded by the coding sequence GTGAACAAGCTGCGGTATACAGGCACAAAACTCGGATTACTGTTAGGTGCAATGATTGTAAGCGGGGCTGTGCTTCTGGGTGTCATGACAACAGCTACAGCAGCACCCGTGACTCCAGAGATACCGATTACATCAAGTACAATTGTGAAGAAAAACAATCTCCCCGGCGGTTTTGTCTATCTGGATGAGGTTATTCCCTCGGCGCAATATGAGATCCGTTATTATAGTGAGAATAATTTTACCGGCACCAGAGTGGACGGGTATAAGGCACCGCTGGCGATCTTCTCAAAGACTGCCGCTGCTGCGCTGAAGAAGGTTAGCGAGGATCTGGAGCAGAAGGGCTATATCCTGAGAATCTATGACGCTTACCGTCCGCAGCAAGCCGTCAACCACTTCGTGCGCTGGTCGCAGGATGCCGGTGATCTGAAGATGAAGCCGCAGTATTATCCGAAGCTGGACAAGCGCAATCTGTTCAAGCTGGGCTTCATCGCCAAGAAATCGGGGCATTCCCGGGGCAGCACGATTGACCTGACCCTGGCCTGCAAAAGTACAGGCAAGCTGGTGGATATGGGCAGCCCTTATGATTTTTTCGGTGAAATCTCTTACTATAATACGACGCTCATCAGCAGCACCCAGCATGAGAGCCGCAAGATTCTGAAGGATGCGATGACGAAGCAGGGCTTCAAGCCGTACACCAAGGAATGGTGGCATTTCACACTGATCAAGGAGCCTTACCCGAAGCAATATTTCAACTTCAAAGTGGAGTAG
- a CDS encoding FtsW/RodA/SpoVE family cell cycle protein, with the protein MEQSKMELERYLDTVCAEVRAKGMHSEIRDELSGHFTDLVSERLELGAPEEEAQRYAIAQMGDPQAVGRELHQIHKPRIPWGLLAGVVLLSAVSLLGMAAVEAGFTEDLIPNALMLRQSVFIILGLIAMTGMFFINFKQLQRASGFIYGGALLMIAVSLWLGPEMMNGSRRYVSILGFPFDLIGCSPYLFVVALAGIWKRPSVQNTTGGRLRSWVEFCVLLLPAVIYILIPSFAELVVYLVVALPLYIRITRRWVRVMVVVVSSVSGIVLYVWSQLHLSDRNIDAFYFHDVVTGAGYINRIIQGTLTSAGWKGQGFDGAGNGLIYPYTDLFPVVLIQTFGWAGGLLLLVLTCWFVLKMFSYARAVSDTYGRMLIFAVTLMLSIRLLYGLSILSGRMPLVSLPFPFLSYGQHVFIEFAAAGLLMGIYRRKDMLPAGQAPSSL; encoded by the coding sequence ATGGAGCAGAGTAAGATGGAACTGGAGCGTTATCTGGATACAGTATGCGCAGAGGTTAGAGCCAAAGGGATGCACAGTGAAATTCGGGACGAGCTTAGCGGACACTTCACAGACCTGGTGTCGGAGCGGCTGGAGCTTGGTGCTCCCGAAGAAGAGGCACAGCGGTATGCGATCGCGCAAATGGGAGACCCGCAGGCCGTAGGCAGAGAGCTGCACCAGATTCATAAACCGCGCATTCCCTGGGGGCTGCTGGCCGGTGTAGTATTGTTGTCGGCGGTAAGTCTGCTGGGGATGGCAGCTGTGGAAGCGGGGTTCACTGAGGATCTTATTCCTAATGCTCTAATGTTGCGTCAATCTGTCTTTATCATCCTTGGTCTTATAGCCATGACCGGAATGTTCTTCATCAATTTCAAGCAATTGCAGCGGGCCTCAGGCTTTATCTATGGCGGAGCGCTACTTATGATTGCTGTCAGTCTGTGGCTCGGTCCAGAGATGATGAATGGCAGCAGGCGATATGTTTCTATTCTGGGATTCCCCTTTGATCTGATCGGTTGCAGTCCCTATCTCTTCGTTGTAGCGTTAGCAGGAATTTGGAAAAGACCAAGTGTGCAGAATACTACGGGCGGACGACTGAGGAGTTGGGTGGAGTTTTGCGTGCTGCTGCTGCCTGCGGTCATTTATATTCTTATCCCTTCTTTTGCCGAACTGGTTGTATATCTGGTTGTTGCTTTACCATTATATATAAGGATTACCCGGCGTTGGGTAAGAGTTATGGTTGTTGTTGTAAGCAGTGTATCAGGCATTGTCCTATATGTTTGGAGTCAACTTCATTTGAGTGACCGGAACATTGATGCCTTCTATTTCCATGATGTAGTGACAGGTGCAGGCTATATTAATCGGATCATACAGGGTACGCTTACCTCCGCCGGCTGGAAGGGCCAGGGGTTCGATGGAGCAGGTAACGGGTTGATTTATCCATATACGGATCTGTTTCCCGTGGTGCTGATTCAAACCTTCGGCTGGGCCGGAGGTCTACTACTCCTTGTGTTAACCTGTTGGTTTGTACTCAAAATGTTTTCCTATGCCCGCGCGGTAAGCGACACTTACGGCCGGATGCTGATCTTTGCGGTGACGCTGATGCTCTCGATCCGCTTGCTGTATGGCTTGTCTATACTCAGCGGCAGAATGCCGCTTGTGTCTCTACCGTTCCCGTTCCTGAGCTACGGCCAGCATGTTTTCATTGAATTCGCTGCTGCCGGGCTGTTAATGGGGATTTACCGGCGTAAAGATATGCTCCCAGCGGGTCAAGCTCCATCTTCTCTATAG
- a CDS encoding PadR family transcriptional regulator: MKVSKEMLKGSTGTMILTLLLDRPLYGYELIKELEQRSQGVFALKEGTLYPILHAMESERWVEAYWMEVDGRRRKYYRLLDEGRHKLQEKKAEWALFKGAMDTVLGEGSG, translated from the coding sequence ATGAAGGTCAGCAAAGAAATGCTGAAGGGGAGCACGGGGACGATGATCCTCACTCTGCTGCTGGACAGGCCGCTGTATGGGTATGAGCTGATTAAGGAGCTGGAGCAGCGCTCGCAGGGAGTTTTTGCCCTGAAGGAGGGTACGCTCTACCCGATTCTTCATGCGATGGAGAGTGAACGCTGGGTGGAAGCGTATTGGATGGAGGTAGACGGACGCAGACGTAAGTATTACCGGCTACTGGATGAGGGCAGGCACAAGCTTCAGGAGAAGAAGGCAGAATGGGCGCTGTTCAAGGGTGCTATGGATACCGTTCTGGGGGAGGGGAGCGGCTGA
- a CDS encoding DHA2 family efflux MFS transporter permease subunit, with protein sequence MTDKGSSTPRQFKTLPILISLLIAGFIGMFSETALNVALSDLMNVLQITPSTAQWLTTAYLLTLGILVPISGMLLQWFTTRQLFVAALCFSILGTFLAAMSPNFEFLLTARVVQAMGTALLLPLMFNTILIIIPAEKRGAAMGLIGLVIMVAPAIGPTIAGLLIESLSWHWIFWLSLPFLVMALISGILFMQNVTEVTKPKIDVLSIILSSFGFGGIVYGFSSAGEAEGWGSPKVIIAIVIGAIALILFCIRQLTMKQPMIDLRAFKFPMFVVGVLMVFICMMVILSSMLILPMYLQQGQGYSAFKAGLLLLPGGIINGLMSPVMGRLFDKYGPKWLVIPGLALVAVSLWFFSGITATSTVVFVIVLHSVLMIGISMIMMPAQTNGINQLPLEYYPHGTAIMNTLQQVAGAIGTALAVSIMTSGSKSYMQTVTNPADPLNIGAAFTHGVQNAFIFGMVMAIIGLVIAFFLKRVIVSHKTQASMH encoded by the coding sequence CTCCCTGCTGATTGCCGGCTTCATCGGCATGTTCAGTGAGACCGCCCTAAATGTAGCTTTAAGTGATCTTATGAATGTCCTGCAAATTACACCATCGACGGCGCAATGGCTGACTACGGCCTATCTGCTGACGCTGGGCATTCTGGTTCCGATCTCCGGGATGCTTCTGCAGTGGTTCACCACAAGACAGCTGTTCGTCGCTGCCCTATGCTTCTCCATTCTGGGCACGTTTCTTGCAGCGATGTCGCCGAATTTCGAGTTTCTGCTCACTGCGAGAGTGGTGCAGGCGATGGGAACCGCGCTGCTGCTGCCGCTGATGTTCAATACGATTCTAATCATCATTCCCGCTGAGAAAAGAGGGGCGGCGATGGGGCTTATCGGCTTGGTAATCATGGTAGCTCCAGCGATTGGACCTACGATTGCCGGTTTGCTGATTGAGAGCTTGAGCTGGCACTGGATCTTCTGGCTGTCCCTGCCGTTCCTGGTAATGGCTCTAATTAGCGGAATTCTCTTCATGCAGAACGTCACGGAAGTGACAAAACCTAAGATTGATGTCCTGTCCATTATTCTGTCCTCCTTCGGCTTCGGCGGTATTGTCTACGGCTTCAGCAGTGCTGGTGAAGCAGAAGGCTGGGGAAGTCCAAAGGTTATTATCGCCATCGTGATCGGTGCGATTGCCCTTATTCTGTTCTGTATCCGCCAGTTGACGATGAAGCAGCCAATGATTGATCTGCGCGCCTTCAAGTTCCCGATGTTCGTGGTTGGGGTACTGATGGTCTTCATCTGTATGATGGTTATTCTCTCCTCGATGCTGATTCTTCCTATGTATCTGCAGCAGGGACAAGGGTATTCAGCCTTCAAGGCAGGATTACTGCTGCTGCCGGGCGGAATCATCAACGGTCTGATGTCGCCGGTGATGGGACGTCTGTTCGACAAATACGGTCCGAAATGGCTGGTGATCCCAGGACTGGCGCTCGTCGCCGTCTCCTTGTGGTTCTTCTCGGGAATTACAGCTACTTCGACCGTTGTCTTCGTGATCGTGCTTCACAGTGTGCTGATGATCGGAATCTCCATGATTATGATGCCTGCACAGACGAATGGTATCAATCAGCTTCCGCTAGAATACTACCCGCATGGTACTGCCATTATGAATACACTCCAGCAGGTGGCGGGTGCGATAGGTACAGCGCTGGCGGTAAGCATCATGACCTCCGGCTCCAAAAGCTACATGCAGACCGTCACTAACCCGGCTGATCCGCTGAACATAGGCGCTGCCTTCACTCATGGAGTGCAGAATGCCTTCATCTTCGGGATGGTCATGGCTATTATAGGTCTGGTGATTGCGTTCTTCCTTAAGCGTGTCATCGTTTCGCACAAGACTCAGGCTTCTATGCATTAA